The stretch of DNA ATAAAATTATTGCCTTGTTCATCGGTAACAATTTTGCCATATATTGAACTACCTTCAATAATATTATATTTGCTGGGGATTAAATCTTTAATATGATAAGAAATATTTCTTATTTGCATAACAATCACCTATTAATTTATCGGAATAAAATATAAAATGTATAGGACAGGATGTGAATTTATGGCCATTTATGCACTATCTGATTTGCATCTATCATTTGCTTCGGATAAACCCATGAATGTTTTTGGAGAAATGTGGGAAGAACATTTTTTAAAAATACAAGAGAATTGGAATAGTAAAATAGAGGAAGATGATTTGGTATTGATAGCAGGTGATATATCATGGGCTTTAAAATTAGATGAGGCTTTGCCTGATTTAGAGTTTATACATAATTTAAGAGGTAAAAAAGTTTTAATAAAGGGTAATCATGACTATTGGTGGACTTCTATCACAAAACTAAATTCATTGTATGACGATATGTATTTCATTCAAAACACATCATACACATTTGAAAATTACTCAATTTGTGGGACGAGAGGATGGATTAATATTGATGATAAGGAAGAAAAGGATGTTAAAATCTATAACAGAGAATTAATTAGACTCAAGCTTTCTTTGGAGTCTGCAAAAGAGAGCAAAAAAATTGTAATGATGCATTATCCTCCAATTACGAAAATTAGTAAAGCACAAGAGTTTATAGATGTTCTTAAGGAAAATAATGTAGAAAAAATAATTTATGGACATATTCATTATGATGCTAGACATATTTGTTTTAATGGTATTTATGAAGGGATTGAATTCATATGTTCTTCTGCTGATATAATTAATTTTGACCCTATTAGGATAATTTGAGCCATTCTGCAAAAAATAAAAACAGGAGGGGTCAAAATGAAGGAGTTAAAAATTAAAGTTCCTTCAATGCATGATGAAGCTTCAGCTAAAAAAATAGCAAGCATCATTGAAGGAATAAGAGGCATTGAGGATGTAAATGTAGATTTCCAAAGTGGTTTAGTTGATGTATTTTATGATGAAAATCAAGTGTTAGATGAGAAAATTAAATATGTAGTTTCAAAAAATGGATATGAAGTAAGAAACGTATAAAATATCCCCTTTGGGGATATTTTAATGAAAATAATATTTGTGGAGGTTTTAAATGAATACTCAAAAGATATTTACCCAGGTTTTAGTTTTGTTCTTCATAATAGTTGTTGGATTTTTTATAAGAAAAAAAGGTATTATCGATAAAAAAATGAATAAAGGTCTAACTGAATTAATTTTAAATGTAACATTACCATTTATGATTATTGCATCCTTTAATTTTCCATTTTCAAAGGACATGCTCCTAAATGCGGGAAAGTTATTGTTGATTTCAGCTTTAGTCCACCTTTCTTTAGTTTTTGCAAGCAAATATATTTTTATAAAATATCCAAAGGAAGTAAAAAGCGTTTTAAGATTTTCAATGATTTTTTCAAATTGTGGTTTTATGGGTTACCCTGTAGTTGAAAGCGTATATGGGAAAGAAGGAGTATTTTATACAGCTATATTTAATATTTCATTCAATATTCTTATTTGGACAGTTGGAGTTATGCTGTTTAGTCCAGAAAAAGAGGACAAGAACTATAAAAAAGCATTGATAAATCCTGGAATTCTATCTGTATTAATTGGATTATTAGTGTTTATGCTCTCGATCAATATTCCCGAGCCTTTATATAAAACTTTAGAAATGGTAGGTTCAACTACAACTCCCTTATCTATGATAATAATTGGTTCGATGCTAGCAGATGTAAACGTAAAAGAAATTTTTGGAAGCTCAACTACTTATGTAATTACTTTTGTAAGATTGATAGCAATTCCTATTGTTACTTATTTGATTCTTAAATTTTTAGGTTATAGTGGCATTTTTCTAGGAATACCTGTATTGATTATGGCAATGCCAGCTGCTGCAAACACAGCACTTTTTGCAGAGCGATATAACGCTGATACAAATTTAGCATCAAGATGTGTTTTTGTAACAACTCTTATGTCAACATTTACTATACCATTGATCATGTTATTGCTGTAAATCCTTTTTCTTTTTTTATTTCATCAAGACTTTTTGAAGTTACATTTAGAGGTGATATTTCGAGTAATTTTATTAACTTTATAATTGATTCTTTTTCACCTTCTATTTCAATATAAGGATGAGGGTATTCTTCTTTATTCCAAGTATCGAATTCAATTAATGCGTTTTGCAATAAATAGCTTTCTCTATATTTAAAGGCTTTTTTGGTTTGTTTAAGGCCTAATTCTGTTAAAAATTTTATTCCATCTTCAATAGAGTTAATTTCAAGATTAGTTTCAACAGTTGAACGAACCTCATCCTTGCTAATTATTTTTTTTATCGTGATTTGGATATTTTGACTTAAGTCGATTAGACTAGTGGTTTTCCTTATCCTAATGTAGCCTTCTTTATTACCAGTTGGTAAATCGAAAAAATAATTTTCTTGCTCTTCCATCTTAACTAACTTGGCATTAAGATTCATCAGCTTTTGTTTTATTTTTTCAACATCTACATCAATAACCTTAACTTCTATTTCTGTCATTATCATCACTCCATTTTTTTACTTTATATAATTAAGATTATATTGTAAAATATATTTTAAGACAATATTAGGGGGGATAGAATGGATAAGTTTTATGAACAACTATTAACAACATCAAAAAACTCGTCATATAAAACATTACATTTTATTATGATTTTTTCTATTATTTTTGCAACTTTTTATTTATTTTTAACCATTTTAACCTTCAGCGGTTTGTATCTTGTTTCAGCAGTTTTAGTTGCAATCTTAAGCTATGTTTTTAAAGTATTAAGAGACAAGCAATATAAGGAGTTTGAATACATTTTTACCAATGGCAATCTACAAATAGATGTTATTTATAATAAATCAAAAAGAAAAACTTTGTTTGATGAAGAAGTAAAGAACTTTGAGGCATTTAACAAATTAAGCGAATTGAAAATATCTAATAATGTGGAAAGAATTAAGTGTATTCCTTTCGATTATAAAGGTGAAACTTATGCAGTTTTAACGTTAGGGGGAAGGAGGGCAATATTGATTGCTCCAGATGATGAGATGTTGAAACTGATTAATATGTATAATATTAGAAGAAGATGAATTATTTATTAGGTAGCATAATTTTAAGGGGGATAGTCATGGGGAAAATTTCTAAATTATTAATTTTTTTATCTCTTTTTCTTTTTATAATTTATGCTAACGCTTGCACATTTAATAACGATAAAAATGTAAGGATAAAGCAAGATGGAATGGTATACTATGAGGTTTTTGTAAGATCATTTTACGATAGTGATGGAGATGGGATAGGAGACATAAAGGGATTGACTGAGAAACTTTCCTATATTAAGTCTTTAGGAGTTAATGGAATTTGGTTGATGCCTATTTTTAAATCACCAAGTTATCATGGCTATGATGTAACAGATTATTATAACATAAATTCTGAGTATGGAACGAATGAGGATTTTGAAAGATTTCTAAAAAGAGCTCATGAGATGGGAATGAAGGTTATTTTGGATTTGGTTATAAATCATACAAGCAGCAAGCATCCATGGTTTTTAAACGCAGATACATCGCCAAATAGCAAATATAGAAACTTTTATATTTGGGCAGACAAGGACACGAATACTAGCAAACTTTCTCCATTTGGCACAAAACAGTGGCATAATAAGGGTAGTGGATTTTATAATGGTATTTTCTGGTCAGAAATGCCTGACTTAAACTTTGATAATAAAAATGTAAGAAAAGAAATTAAAAAAATAGCCAAATATTGGCTTGAGAAAGGTGTAGATGGCTTCCGATTAGATGCAGCAATGCACATTTATCCTCCTGAAAGAACTCAGGATACTTTAGAGTGGTGGGATGAATTTTCTCAATATTGTAGGAGCGTAAAAAAAGATGTATATTTGGTTGGTGAAGTATGGAGCAACGAACGTGCTATTGCGCCTTATCTAAAATATTTAGATTCATGCTTTAATTTTACTCTATCTGAAAGTATTATTGGAACAGTTATAAATGAAGACTCTTCTAAACTTCAATATAGCCTTCCGTTTGTTTATGATGAATATAAGAACTCATATAAAGATTATGTTGATGCTCCATTTTTAACCAATCACGATATGGAAAGGGTTATGAACAGAGTAGCTAATATCGATAAGATGAAACTTGCTTCTGCAATTCTTTTAATGATGCCAGGTAATCCTTTTATTTATTATGGTGAAGAAATAGGAATGAAGGGATTAAAACCCGATGAATATATCAGGGAGCCATTTAAATGGTATAGAGTATACGGCAGAGGACAGACAAAGTGGGAGGAAAGTATCCACAATTTAGGAGATTATTCACCGAGCGTAGAACAACAGGAAAGCGAACCAGATTCGTTATTAAATCATTATAGAAATTTAATTAAGTTAAGGCAATCATATAGCTCATTATCAAAGGGAGATTTAAGCTTAATTAAAACGGATTCAAATGTTTTTGCTTTTAAAAGAACATTTAACAATGAAACGATGGTTATTGTTTTTAATGTGACTAGCAAGAAAGTTACAACTGATATTGATGCAGGAGTTAATATAGAAGGTATAAATATTTTAAATAACAAAAATGTAAAACATGCCAATAACATAATATACATTGAACTTCAGCCTTATTCCTATGCTATATTAAAGTAATTTATAACGCATTCTTGATTTAATGCAAGAATGCGTTATATTTATTATTTTTTTGTTAACTAGCCTAAACGGTATTGAGAAAAAAGTATTTTTATGTGATAATATTATGGACTGATTGTTAATAAGAAATCATCAATTTAAGTCGTATATTAGATTGAGGTGGTAGAATGAAAAGAACACTTATAGTTATAGGAATAGTTGTAACAATGTTATTAGGTGTTTTTGCAGGCTCTTATTATTATATAAATAAGAAAATATTTGTTCCTTCTCCAAAAGATTTTTTCTCAAATGATAACAATGATAACAATGATAAACAAAATTTCAATGTTGAAAAAGGAAATTATAACATTTTGTTAATCGGATTGGATAAGAGAACAGATAATGATATTGGTAGAACTGATTCAATAATACTAGCTAATATAAACGCCGATACAAGGAAAATACGTTTGATTTCTTTTATGAGAGATATGTATATCCCAATTCCTGGGTATGGATTAAATAGAATAAATTCAGCATATACTCTTGGTGGGCCAGAATTATTAATGGAAACTCTTCAAAAGGATTTTAATATTGATGTTCAGTATTATATTTCTATCGACTTTAGAGCCTTTCAGGATTTAGTTGATAAACTTGGCGGGATTGATGTTGAAATCAAGGATTATGAAGTTAATGAAATAAACAAGTATATCAAAGAAGTAAACGGTTCAAAGGCAACATTGCTTCAAGGTCCAGGTTATCAACACTTAAATGGACAACAAGCTTTATCATATAGCAGAATAAGAAAAGTTGGAAATAGCGACTTTGAAAGAACTGAGAGACAAAGAAGAGTTTTAACAATATTAATAGATAAGGCAAGGAGCGTCAGCATATTTAAGATACCAGAGCTTGCATCGACAGCAATAAACTATATTAAAACAAATATTCCAACTACAAAGCTTATGAATTTAGGGTATACAGTATATAAATTTGGGAATACTCCTGTTGAAACTATAAGAATCCCTGTTGATGGTATGTTTGACAGCCTGATGGTAAAAGGCATGGCGGTATTGGTGCCTGATATGGAGAAGAATGTAACATTTTTAGAAAAATTTTTATCTTCACAAGGCATAGCCTTTTCAAATCTTCCTCCATACATGGCTAATAATTTCCACGCAGATGATAAGGCAATAGACAATAGGGGGAAAAAGCGAAATGTTATAAAAATTCAGATACCTCCGGAAGACTTAACACAACCTACTGATAATACAAGTGATTACGAAATAATTGAAGGGAACGATAGCAATAATCAGGACGGAAAGCCTAATACTTCAAATACTGATGGTCAAGGTGATAAAACAAACAATAATGGCAATGAAGTTGTTCCATCCGAGTAAAGTTTATGAAAAATGCTTTAATTGTTCATGTTAATGTAATAATAAAGCCTCTGATTTTCATGAGGCTTTATTATTACATTTTTTATTTTAATTTTTAATAACTCTTGCGTTTTAAATGATAAAAAATATTAACTTGCAAAATAGTTTTCTAAAAGGTAAAATAATTATATCTCTGTGTTCTAGTTCAGGAGGTTTTTATGATATTGCCCCATATTTTAGTTATTGAAGATTCGTTATTACATGGAAAAATGATACAAGATGTATTGCAAAAGAATAATTATTCTGTAAAATGGGTAATAAGTGCAGAGGATGCGCTTGATGAAGACTTAGATAAATATGATTTGGTGCTTACTGATTTAATTTTACCAGGGATTACGGGTTATGAGCTAAGTGAAAAAATAAAAAGCAAAAATCCTTATCTACCAATTATAGCCATAACATCTGTCACTGAAGATGAGTCGATTTCAAAGGCACTGTCTTTAGGTGCTGATGACTATATAAAAAAACCTTTTTCAGTGATAGAATTGATAGCCAGGATAAATGTGCAACTTAGAACTAGACATTTTCAACTTGAACTTATTAAAAAAAATAAGGAACTTGAAGAGGCCAACAAAAAGATTAAAGAACTAGCAGTTACTGATATGCTTACGGGTGCATTTAATAGGGTATATTTAAGGGAATTCTTAACAAATATTGCGAAAGAAAATTTATTTAAAAAAGTATCTTGTTTTATAATTGATCTTGATAATTTTAAAAAAATAAATGATACATATGGACATTTAATGGGTGATATTGTATTAAAAAATTTAGTAACTATCTGTAAAAATATAATAATGAATAAAGGTATTGTAGTTCGTTTTGGCGGGGAAGAATTTTTAGGGATTATTATAGATGATAAAGCTAATGCTTATGATATTGCAGAAAAAATCAGGATAGAAGTAGAAAACAATAAAAACTGCGAATTTAGGTGGACGATTAGCATTGGATTAAGCTCTGGAATATTAACATCCAAAAATGTGTATGAAGATTTTGAAATAATATTAAAAGAAGCAGATGAGATGCTTTATGTATCTAAGAAAAATGGAAAAAATAGGGTAACAAAAAAGTAAGGGTGGATTTTCCACCCTTATTATATTGCATTTGAACTTCCAAGAACTGTTTTAATCTTGTCCTTAACCACCATTTTGATAGAATCTCTAGCTGCACCAAGGTATTTTCTAGGGTCAAATTCTTCAGGCTTTGTTGCAAATACTTCTCTTATTGAAGCTGTCATTGCAAGTCTTAAATCTGTATCCATATTTATTTTGCATATCGCCATAGAAGCTGCTTTTCTTAGCATATCAACTGGGATTCCCTGAGCTCCCTCAAGCTTTCCTCCATATTTATTGCATTTTTCAACGAATTCAGGCATAACGGCTGAAGCTCCATGCAATACAAGAGGGAATCCTGGTAATTTATTTGCAATTGCTTCAAGCCTTTCAAAATCTAATTTAGCTTCACCTTTGAATTTGTATGCACCATGGCTTGTTCCTATTGCAATCGCTAAAGAATCAACTCCAGTTCTTGAAACGAACTCATAAGCTTCATCAGGATCAGTGAATTTTGCTTCCCTAGCTGATACTTTAACTTCATCTTCAATACCAGCGAGCTTGCCAAGTTCTGCTTCAACCACCACACCTTTAGAATGCGCGTACTCAACAACTTCCTTTGTTATTCTAATATTTTCTTCTAGTGGGTATTTAGATGCATCAATCATTACTGAAGTAAAACCTAAATCAATACACATTTTACAAACATCAAAACTTTCACCATGGTCAAGGTGAAGTGCTATTGGAATTCCAGTATCTTCAACAGCTGCTTCTACCATTTTCATTAAATATGTAGGTCTAGCGTATTTTATAGCACTAGCAGATACTTGAAGTATAACTGGCGAATTTTCTTCTTTTGCAGCGTCAACAATTCCTTGAATTATTTCCATGTTGTTAATGTTAAAGGCACCGATAGCATAACCATTTTCATAGGCTTTCTTAAACATTTCCTTGGTAGTAACTAATGGCATAAAAAATCCTCCTCAAAAATTATTTATGATATACAATTATATAATATATCATATATATTATATATCATATATTATTTTGAACCAACAGAAAAGTTGGAAGCAATAATATACGGGACAATAAAGGTCCCGTATGGTCAAAATATGTCTAATAATATTATATATTATTTTGAATTTATTTCAAGTTTAAATGATATTTTCTAGGCTTAATCTTTCAATTTGGTAGATATGTTTAATATAATGTTCTAGTGTAGCAAGACTTGCTTCAGATGAAGATTTGTCTTTGTTTTTTATAAATTGTATTGTTTCCTTTAGGGATATTGAGATATTATCAATTTCCTTGTGATTAATAAATAATGACCATCTATGTTTGGACTTTTCCCATTCTTCATTTAATTTATTTATACTACTAAAAGCATTTGGCCAATCGCCTTTAGATATGCTTGTTTTAATATTATTGATATTTTCTCCTAAAATTCTTGTATCATTTTTAATCAAATTAATTTCGATAAGACTTACGCTAATTATTAAAATAAATACGATTATATTAAAAATTAAAACAAACTTACCGCTTTTCATGTTATCATCTCCCTTGAACAAATAATTGTCCCTTTGTATCAAGCATAGCTATAAAGACGTCTTCGTATTTTTCTATATTATAAAACTTTAGTTGTTCTTTTAACCATATTTCATCGTATCCCGAAACCAATAAATTATTATATTGAAGTTCACCATCTAAAATTAAACTAAGCGGTAGTTTTTCTGGTGGAGACACTATATTTAAATCTTTTTTTGTTAAAGGAGATTTTTCAGGTTTAGGTATTATGCTTATTTTTCCATTTGTTTCAAGAATGGCATACTCAATTTCATTTAAGTTAAAATAGTTTAATAATCGCAATTCTTCCATTAAATCGTCAAGGTTAAACCTTTGTCTTCTTAATTCTTCTTCAATAACTTTTCCATGTTTAACAAGTATGCTCGGTTCACCGCAGACTATTTTTCTAATAGGTTGAAATTTTAAAGATAAATAAGAAATTCCAACTTCAAGAAGCATTAAAGTTAATATAGGTATTAATCCGTTAATTAATGGGACACCAGGTTCCTGCATTGGGATTGCTGCAAGTTCAGATAACATTATTGCTATTACTAGTTCAAATGGTTGTAACTCTCCTATTTGTCTTTTACCCATTATTCTCATAACAAGAACAACAAAAAAATATAATACTACAGTTCTTAAAAATACTATCATATGTCATCACCTAATATTATTATTCCATTATAATTAATTTTAATTACTTGAGTTAAAGACTGTAAAAGAGTATAATTTTTCTTAGCATACAAGATAGAGAGGGTTTACGATTATGAGAACGAGATTTGAAAAATTCGAAATGAAATATGGATATTTCTTATCGGAAGAATTTAAAAAATTTATGCAAAAATTTGGCGGTGATACACAGTTTGGTAGCTGCCGCTTTGAATATTCAGAAAATATAGCTAACAATTTGCTAAGAGTTCCTGGAAAAATGAACATCAATTTATTGCCATTTGGTGACATAGGGAATGGTGATTACTATTGTTTTTATAAATATGGTCCAAGAAAGGAAGAATATTATATAGGAATATGGTTGCATGAAACAAGGAATTTTATAGTATTAGCTTCAAATTTTAAATCTTTTATGTATAAATGTTTACTTGACGATATTATGTCTTTAAACTTAATTGAGGATGACTCAGAATATGGGATTACATCAGACGAAATTTTGTATAGAATAAACGTTCTCTCTGAAGAATTTGGTTTTGATGTTGAAAAGGCAATGCTCTGTGATAATGAATATAATTATCACAAATTTTTGGTTGAATATGATAATAAGGCAATTCAAAGTTTATGCTTTTTAGGAAAGAAGATGATAGAGAATAATGAAAAAAACGGCAAAAAGGCTTTAGAAAAGGTTATAAATGAGATGCCAATTTATACCGCTCCGTATTATATTTTAGGAAAGCATAATGAAATTTTAAGTGGTAGCTATGAAAAAATGTATCTACAAGGATTGAAAACATCATTAGATTTAACTGGTTTTAGCTATTGGGAAGAAGATTTTATTGAAATTCCTGAGGATGTTCATAGAGAGATGCTATTTTTTATAGATGAGGAGAAAAACAAGGAGTTTCTAAAAGAATATTATCTTTTAGACAAAGACCCATACGATGCTGAAGTAAGGCTTAAGCTCGCAAAAAAGTATGTCAAGCAAGGTGAATATGAAAAGGCAGTTGTAGAGTATAATAATGCACTTTATTGCAATGAAGATAAAGAATTTGCAAGGGAAATACTAAAAATTGCTTTAAATGATGTTTGTGATGGAGGACTTTTATACCTAAAAAATATTATTGAAAATGACCTAAAATTTTTAAGATGAGGGTGGTAGAGATGAAGGAAGTTAGGGTTAGAATTGCACCAAGTCCAACGGGGAATTTTCATGTTGGAACTGCTAGGAATGCACTTTATAATTATATATTTGCTAAACAAAATAAAGGAAAGTTTATTTTAAGAATAGACGATACAGATATGAAAAGAAATACTATTGAGTCTGAAACAGGTATATATGAAGGTATGAAATGGCTTGGACTTGATTGGGATGAAGGACCAAATATAGGCGGTGATTTTGGACCATATAGGCAATCTGAAAGGCTTGAAATATATTATAAATATATTGAAAAACTTATAAACGATGGTCATGCTTATTATTGTTATTGCACAGAAGAAGAACTTGAAGAAGCAAGAAGAGAACAAGTAGCTCGAAAAGAAGCTCCTAAATATTCAGGTAAGTGCAGGAATATTTCTAAAGAAGAAATCCAAATAAAAGATAAAATGGGAGTTAAACCAGTTGTAAGGTTTAAGGTTCCAGATAAGGTTATTAAATTTAACGACGGAGTGAGAGGGGAACTAAATTGGGATGGTAAATTAATAGGTGATTTTGTCATTTTAAAATCAGATGGAGTCCCAACTTATAATTTTGCTACTGCGATAGATGATTGGCTTATGAAAATTAGTCATGTATTAAGAAGTCAAGAACATATTCCAAATACTTATTTGCAGGTATTGATTTTAGAAGCTCTTGGAGCTGAAATACCACAATATGTTCATTTGCCGCTATTATTAAATGAAGACAGAAGCAAAATATCCAAAAGAGATGGCGCCCTTTTTATAGGTGAGTATAAAGAAATGGGATATCTTAAGGAAGCGGTGCTAAATTTTATTGCACTTTTAGGATGGAATCCTGGAGATAGTGAAGAATTTTTAAGTATTGAAGATATGATAAATAAATTTTCCTTTGAAAGGATTAACAAATCTAATGTTGTTTTTGATTTTAAAAAACTTGATTGGTTTAATGGAAATTATATTAGAAAAAAAACTATCGAAGAAATGGTTGAACTTATTATTCCGTTTTTACT from Caloramator mitchellensis encodes:
- a CDS encoding metallophosphoesterase; this translates as MAIYALSDLHLSFASDKPMNVFGEMWEEHFLKIQENWNSKIEEDDLVLIAGDISWALKLDEALPDLEFIHNLRGKKVLIKGNHDYWWTSITKLNSLYDDMYFIQNTSYTFENYSICGTRGWINIDDKEEKDVKIYNRELIRLKLSLESAKESKKIVMMHYPPITKISKAQEFIDVLKENNVEKIIYGHIHYDARHICFNGIYEGIEFICSSADIINFDPIRII
- a CDS encoding heavy-metal-associated domain-containing protein, whose product is MKELKIKVPSMHDEASAKKIASIIEGIRGIEDVNVDFQSGLVDVFYDENQVLDEKIKYVVSKNGYEVRNV
- a CDS encoding AEC family transporter, coding for MNTQKIFTQVLVLFFIIVVGFFIRKKGIIDKKMNKGLTELILNVTLPFMIIASFNFPFSKDMLLNAGKLLLISALVHLSLVFASKYIFIKYPKEVKSVLRFSMIFSNCGFMGYPVVESVYGKEGVFYTAIFNISFNILIWTVGVMLFSPEKEDKNYKKALINPGILSVLIGLLVFMLSINIPEPLYKTLEMVGSTTTPLSMIIIGSMLADVNVKEIFGSSTTYVITFVRLIAIPIVTYLILKFLGYSGIFLGIPVLIMAMPAAANTALFAERYNADTNLASRCVFVTTLMSTFTIPLIMLLL
- a CDS encoding class IV adenylate cyclase; amino-acid sequence: MTEIEVKVIDVDVEKIKQKLMNLNAKLVKMEEQENYFFDLPTGNKEGYIRIRKTTSLIDLSQNIQITIKKIISKDEVRSTVETNLEINSIEDGIKFLTELGLKQTKKAFKYRESYLLQNALIEFDTWNKEEYPHPYIEIEGEKESIIKLIKLLEISPLNVTSKSLDEIKKEKGFTAIT
- a CDS encoding alpha-amylase family glycosyl hydrolase, which gives rise to MGKISKLLIFLSLFLFIIYANACTFNNDKNVRIKQDGMVYYEVFVRSFYDSDGDGIGDIKGLTEKLSYIKSLGVNGIWLMPIFKSPSYHGYDVTDYYNINSEYGTNEDFERFLKRAHEMGMKVILDLVINHTSSKHPWFLNADTSPNSKYRNFYIWADKDTNTSKLSPFGTKQWHNKGSGFYNGIFWSEMPDLNFDNKNVRKEIKKIAKYWLEKGVDGFRLDAAMHIYPPERTQDTLEWWDEFSQYCRSVKKDVYLVGEVWSNERAIAPYLKYLDSCFNFTLSESIIGTVINEDSSKLQYSLPFVYDEYKNSYKDYVDAPFLTNHDMERVMNRVANIDKMKLASAILLMMPGNPFIYYGEEIGMKGLKPDEYIREPFKWYRVYGRGQTKWEESIHNLGDYSPSVEQQESEPDSLLNHYRNLIKLRQSYSSLSKGDLSLIKTDSNVFAFKRTFNNETMVIVFNVTSKKVTTDIDAGVNIEGINILNNKNVKHANNIIYIELQPYSYAILK
- a CDS encoding LCP family protein → MKRTLIVIGIVVTMLLGVFAGSYYYINKKIFVPSPKDFFSNDNNDNNDKQNFNVEKGNYNILLIGLDKRTDNDIGRTDSIILANINADTRKIRLISFMRDMYIPIPGYGLNRINSAYTLGGPELLMETLQKDFNIDVQYYISIDFRAFQDLVDKLGGIDVEIKDYEVNEINKYIKEVNGSKATLLQGPGYQHLNGQQALSYSRIRKVGNSDFERTERQRRVLTILIDKARSVSIFKIPELASTAINYIKTNIPTTKLMNLGYTVYKFGNTPVETIRIPVDGMFDSLMVKGMAVLVPDMEKNVTFLEKFLSSQGIAFSNLPPYMANNFHADDKAIDNRGKKRNVIKIQIPPEDLTQPTDNTSDYEIIEGNDSNNQDGKPNTSNTDGQGDKTNNNGNEVVPSE
- a CDS encoding diguanylate cyclase: MILPHILVIEDSLLHGKMIQDVLQKNNYSVKWVISAEDALDEDLDKYDLVLTDLILPGITGYELSEKIKSKNPYLPIIAITSVTEDESISKALSLGADDYIKKPFSVIELIARINVQLRTRHFQLELIKKNKELEEANKKIKELAVTDMLTGAFNRVYLREFLTNIAKENLFKKVSCFIIDLDNFKKINDTYGHLMGDIVLKNLVTICKNIIMNKGIVVRFGGEEFLGIIIDDKANAYDIAEKIRIEVENNKNCEFRWTISIGLSSGILTSKNVYEDFEIILKEADEMLYVSKKNGKNRVTKK
- the fba gene encoding class II fructose-1,6-bisphosphate aldolase, which translates into the protein MPLVTTKEMFKKAYENGYAIGAFNINNMEIIQGIVDAAKEENSPVILQVSASAIKYARPTYLMKMVEAAVEDTGIPIALHLDHGESFDVCKMCIDLGFTSVMIDASKYPLEENIRITKEVVEYAHSKGVVVEAELGKLAGIEDEVKVSAREAKFTDPDEAYEFVSRTGVDSLAIAIGTSHGAYKFKGEAKLDFERLEAIANKLPGFPLVLHGASAVMPEFVEKCNKYGGKLEGAQGIPVDMLRKAASMAICKINMDTDLRLAMTASIREVFATKPEEFDPRKYLGAARDSIKMVVKDKIKTVLGSSNAI
- a CDS encoding DUF4363 family protein yields the protein MKSGKFVLIFNIIVFILIISVSLIEINLIKNDTRILGENINNIKTSISKGDWPNAFSSINKLNEEWEKSKHRWSLFINHKEIDNISISLKETIQFIKNKDKSSSEASLATLEHYIKHIYQIERLSLENII
- a CDS encoding DUF421 domain-containing protein: MIVFLRTVVLYFFVVLVMRIMGKRQIGELQPFELVIAIMLSELAAIPMQEPGVPLINGLIPILTLMLLEVGISYLSLKFQPIRKIVCGEPSILVKHGKVIEEELRRQRFNLDDLMEELRLLNYFNLNEIEYAILETNGKISIIPKPEKSPLTKKDLNIVSPPEKLPLSLILDGELQYNNLLVSGYDEIWLKEQLKFYNIEKYEDVFIAMLDTKGQLFVQGR
- a CDS encoding SMI1/KNR4 family protein — translated: MRTRFEKFEMKYGYFLSEEFKKFMQKFGGDTQFGSCRFEYSENIANNLLRVPGKMNINLLPFGDIGNGDYYCFYKYGPRKEEYYIGIWLHETRNFIVLASNFKSFMYKCLLDDIMSLNLIEDDSEYGITSDEILYRINVLSEEFGFDVEKAMLCDNEYNYHKFLVEYDNKAIQSLCFLGKKMIENNEKNGKKALEKVINEMPIYTAPYYILGKHNEILSGSYEKMYLQGLKTSLDLTGFSYWEEDFIEIPEDVHREMLFFIDEEKNKEFLKEYYLLDKDPYDAEVRLKLAKKYVKQGEYEKAVVEYNNALYCNEDKEFAREILKIALNDVCDGGLLYLKNIIENDLKFLR
- the gltX gene encoding glutamate--tRNA ligase — translated: MKEVRVRIAPSPTGNFHVGTARNALYNYIFAKQNKGKFILRIDDTDMKRNTIESETGIYEGMKWLGLDWDEGPNIGGDFGPYRQSERLEIYYKYIEKLINDGHAYYCYCTEEELEEARREQVARKEAPKYSGKCRNISKEEIQIKDKMGVKPVVRFKVPDKVIKFNDGVRGELNWDGKLIGDFVILKSDGVPTYNFATAIDDWLMKISHVLRSQEHIPNTYLQVLILEALGAEIPQYVHLPLLLNEDRSKISKRDGALFIGEYKEMGYLKEAVLNFIALLGWNPGDSEEFLSIEDMINKFSFERINKSNVVFDFKKLDWFNGNYIRKKTIEEMVELIIPFLLQTDYFELNESTKEKLFMIMKVEQERIKRLDEVKESFKPFFVEPVVYDISLIRDSLKNTSIDEMIYLLETAIKILENTDNWTAQELENLMRQLCEEIQVKTKILFMLLRIAETGSKISPPLFDTFEIIGKESTINRLNNCKKQLYDSK